In Vicinamibacteria bacterium, the following are encoded in one genomic region:
- a CDS encoding phosphonopyruvate decarboxylase: MRSDPAAWPQRVFDVLKSEGVRVVSYVPDAGLRGLIKLCRSDDTMISVALTNEEEGIGLSAGAWLGGDRAVLLMQSSGVGKCVNGLAMIEECRFPFLAVVSMRGEWGEANPWQVPMARAVVTVLEEMGVSPIRVLDSDRAADAVASAARMAFESHRAVAVLLSQQMLGSKTFPTAEQAHD, translated from the coding sequence ATGAGAAGCGATCCTGCCGCCTGGCCCCAGCGCGTTTTCGATGTCCTGAAGAGCGAAGGCGTTCGGGTGGTCTCTTACGTTCCGGACGCCGGGCTCCGCGGCCTCATCAAGCTCTGCCGTTCCGATGACACGATGATATCGGTCGCGTTGACGAACGAGGAAGAGGGGATCGGACTCTCGGCGGGTGCCTGGCTCGGGGGCGATCGCGCCGTCCTCCTGATGCAGTCGAGCGGCGTGGGGAAATGCGTGAATGGTCTCGCGATGATCGAGGAGTGCCGCTTTCCTTTTCTCGCTGTGGTATCGATGCGAGGAGAATGGGGGGAGGCGAATCCCTGGCAGGTGCCGATGGCAAGGGCGGTCGTTACCGTCCTCGAGGAAATGGGTGTGAGTCCCATTCGCGTGCTCGATTCGGATCGAGCGGCCGATGCCGTCGCTTCCGCCGCGAGAATGGCCTTCGAGAGCCATCGAGCCGTGGCGGTCTTGCTCTCTCAACAGATGCTCGGCAGCAAGACGTTCCCGACCGCGGAGCAAGCACATGACTGA